From the Arthrobacter sp. PM3 genome, one window contains:
- a CDS encoding MFS transporter — MAPPPPLEANAAALPDTITQPIAVVNERLPWRHTFISLKVRNFRIFATGHFVAVIALWMQRIAQDWLVLQLSDSVTAVGVTVALQFLPSLFLGPWAGMMADRFAKRRILILCQSVAAVLAATLAVLALSQRIEVWHVYAIALVLGLVTVLDQPARQVFVNELVGPGYLRNAISVNSTIFQLGGLIGPAIAGILLTAVGAGWAFAANAVACCFTVAMLLCLRRDQLHVSTPAAKRRGMLREGLHYALSKPTIYWPWLMAGFIAVFAMSLPVLLAAFADHVYDAGAGGYGLLNTLVALGALAGAVTSARRRRLRLRSVVLGAGMYGLMLCLASFAPSMPWFGAAMVFAGFWCLMFLTAANQLVQVSANLAIRGRVMSLYIMVLIGGQAIGGPMLGWLAEHAGPHTAVLISGGVPVLAAATVAVVLARRGQLMLKVDLQDRRRLLRIVPMQGRPAV, encoded by the coding sequence GTGGCACCCCCTCCGCCGCTCGAGGCAAACGCAGCCGCCCTGCCGGACACCATCACCCAACCCATCGCCGTCGTCAACGAGCGCCTGCCGTGGCGCCACACATTCATCTCACTGAAAGTCCGCAACTTCCGCATCTTCGCGACCGGGCATTTCGTCGCCGTGATCGCGCTCTGGATGCAGCGGATCGCCCAGGACTGGCTGGTGCTCCAGCTCTCCGATTCCGTCACCGCCGTCGGCGTCACCGTCGCGTTGCAGTTTCTGCCGTCCCTGTTCCTGGGCCCGTGGGCCGGCATGATGGCGGACCGCTTCGCCAAGCGCAGGATCCTCATCCTCTGCCAGTCCGTCGCCGCGGTCCTCGCCGCGACCCTCGCCGTGCTGGCCCTCAGCCAGCGCATCGAGGTCTGGCACGTCTATGCGATCGCGCTGGTCCTGGGCCTGGTCACCGTGCTCGATCAGCCGGCCCGCCAGGTGTTCGTCAACGAGCTCGTGGGCCCGGGCTACCTGCGCAACGCGATCAGCGTGAACTCCACGATTTTCCAGCTCGGCGGCCTGATCGGTCCCGCAATCGCCGGGATCCTGCTGACGGCGGTCGGTGCGGGCTGGGCCTTTGCCGCCAATGCGGTGGCCTGCTGCTTCACTGTGGCGATGCTCCTGTGCCTGCGCCGGGACCAGCTGCACGTCAGCACGCCGGCCGCCAAACGGCGGGGCATGCTCCGGGAAGGGCTGCACTACGCGCTGAGCAAGCCCACCATCTACTGGCCCTGGCTGATGGCCGGGTTCATCGCTGTGTTCGCGATGAGCCTGCCGGTGCTGCTGGCGGCGTTCGCCGACCACGTGTACGACGCCGGTGCCGGCGGGTATGGCCTGCTCAACACCCTCGTGGCGCTCGGGGCGCTCGCCGGCGCCGTCACCTCGGCCCGGCGACGCCGGCTGCGGCTGCGCTCGGTGGTCCTGGGGGCCGGGATGTACGGGCTCATGCTCTGCCTGGCCTCCTTCGCGCCGTCAATGCCCTGGTTCGGAGCGGCGATGGTGTTCGCCGGGTTCTGGTGCCTCATGTTCCTCACCGCCGCGAACCAGCTGGTCCAGGTCAGCGCCAACCTGGCGATCCGCGGCCGCGTCATGAGCCTGTACATCATGGTGCTGATCGGCGGCCAGGCAATCGGCGGGCCGATGCTCGGCTGGCTCGCCGAGCACGCGGGCCCGCACACCGCCGTCCTGATTTCCGGCGGGGTGCCGGTGCTGGCCGCGGCGACGGTCGCCGTCGTGCTTGCCCGGCGCGGGCAGCTCATGCTCAAGGTGGACCTGCAAGACCGGCGGCGGCTGCTGCGGATTGTCCCGATGCAGGGCCGTCCGGCCGTGTGA
- the dcd gene encoding dCTP deaminase: MLISDRDIRTEIDSQRIVLEPFDAGMVQPSSVDVRIDKFFRLFDNHKYAHIDPAEEQPELTRLVEVESGEPFILHPGEFVLGSTYETVTLPTDIAARLEGKSSLGRLGLLTHSTAGFIDPGFSGHVTLELSNMATLPIKLWPGMKIGQLCFFRLSSAAEHPYGSGEYGNRYQGQRGPTASRSHLNFHRTDI, from the coding sequence GTGCTGATCTCCGACCGCGACATTCGAACCGAAATCGACTCCCAGCGGATTGTCCTTGAACCGTTCGACGCCGGCATGGTCCAGCCGTCCTCGGTGGACGTCCGGATTGACAAGTTCTTCCGGCTGTTCGACAACCACAAATACGCCCACATTGACCCGGCCGAGGAGCAGCCCGAGCTGACCCGCCTGGTGGAAGTCGAGTCCGGCGAACCATTCATCCTTCATCCGGGGGAATTCGTCCTCGGCTCCACGTACGAGACGGTGACCCTCCCGACTGACATCGCGGCCCGGCTGGAGGGCAAATCCTCTCTCGGCCGGCTCGGACTCCTGACGCACTCAACGGCAGGCTTCATCGACCCCGGCTTCTCCGGGCACGTCACCCTTGAGCTGTCCAACATGGCCACGCTGCCCATCAAGCTGTGGCCGGGCATGAAGATTGGCCAGCTGTGCTTCTTCCGGCTGTCCTCGGCCGCGGAGCACCCCTACGGATCGGGCGAGTACGGCAACCGGTACCAGGGCCAGCGCGGACCCACCGCCAGCCGCAGCCACCTGAACTTCCACCGCACCGACATCTAG
- a CDS encoding LysR substrate-binding domain-containing protein yields MFEPAQLRSFLAVAETLSFTKAAERLGLAQPTVSQHVRKLEAAARRVLIARDTRDVRLTDNGDAMAGFARSILAAHDAAARYFSGSAMRGRLRFGTADDLAITGLPRILREFRQIYPQINLELTVGQSDQLYKRLNAGQLDLVFVKWVAGAKDGTVVQQDAFAWVGLEQTVLDPADPVPLIAYPSPSLSRKLAIDALEATGRTWRITCTTRQISGVLAAVRAGIGVAVMPSSLVPEDLKIITRRFDLPPVGDVDFTLIRNPLANTEVIDALTQAIVGRTFKRPA; encoded by the coding sequence ATGTTCGAACCCGCCCAGCTCCGTTCCTTCCTGGCCGTCGCCGAAACCCTGAGCTTCACGAAGGCCGCGGAACGCCTCGGCCTGGCGCAGCCCACGGTGAGCCAGCACGTGCGCAAGCTGGAGGCCGCTGCCCGGCGCGTGCTCATTGCCCGGGACACGCGGGACGTGCGGCTGACGGACAACGGCGACGCGATGGCCGGGTTCGCCCGGAGCATCCTCGCCGCGCACGACGCCGCGGCCCGTTACTTCTCCGGGTCGGCCATGCGCGGACGCCTGCGCTTCGGCACTGCCGACGACCTCGCCATCACGGGACTGCCCCGCATCCTCCGCGAGTTCCGGCAGATCTACCCGCAGATCAACCTCGAACTCACCGTGGGCCAGAGCGACCAGCTGTACAAGCGCCTGAACGCCGGGCAGCTGGATCTCGTCTTCGTCAAGTGGGTGGCCGGCGCCAAGGACGGCACGGTGGTCCAGCAGGACGCCTTCGCCTGGGTGGGCCTGGAGCAGACCGTGCTGGATCCGGCCGACCCGGTGCCGCTGATCGCCTACCCCTCCCCCAGCCTGAGCCGGAAACTGGCGATCGACGCCCTCGAGGCCACCGGCCGGACCTGGCGGATCACCTGCACCACGCGGCAGATCAGCGGCGTGCTGGCCGCCGTCCGGGCCGGCATCGGGGTGGCGGTCATGCCGTCTTCGCTGGTGCCGGAGGACCTGAAGATCATCACCCGCCGCTTCGATCTGCCGCCCGTGGGCGACGTCGACTTCACGCTGATCCGCAATCCGCTGGCCAACACCGAGGTGATCGACGCCCTCACACAGGCGATCGTCGGCCGGACCTTCAAGCGCCCGGCCTGA
- a CDS encoding MFS transporter gives MAGLLVLAAAGFTAVTTELLPSGLLPEISRELGVQESAVGSLTAVYAAVIVFTALPLSRLLAGRVPRKTLLITTVFAFALSNVLLALSLNLAVAIAARLLGGVAHGLLWSSMAPYVARIVPAHSVGRAMAIVFSGNSIALAVGAPLGTMMGAVLSWRSSFLVLAGVAALLALVAVWLLPAAADGGRGARPSLRRALAVPGVVAVATAWPLLLLGHFALFTYIAPFLLSAGLPANATGMSLSVIGVASLAGIWIAGITADSHPRRSLLAAVALFLTAFALLPLLGGSGAGAFTLLALWGTAFGAIGIYNQAAILRAGGDHRDAANSLTVVTIQLGIAVGAAYGALAFTTTGPGLVPLAAAVPVAAALAIIAASRKNGYPAGPRERGR, from the coding sequence ATGGCCGGACTGTTGGTCCTGGCGGCGGCGGGTTTTACCGCGGTCACCACCGAACTGCTGCCCTCCGGGCTGCTGCCGGAGATCAGCCGGGAACTGGGTGTGCAGGAATCGGCCGTAGGGTCGCTGACGGCGGTTTACGCCGCCGTTATCGTGTTCACGGCCCTGCCGCTGTCCAGGCTGCTGGCCGGACGTGTGCCCCGCAAAACGCTCCTGATCACTACGGTGTTCGCGTTCGCCCTCAGCAACGTGCTGCTGGCCCTCAGCCTCAACCTTGCCGTGGCCATCGCGGCCAGGCTCCTCGGCGGTGTGGCGCACGGGCTCCTGTGGTCAAGCATGGCGCCGTACGTGGCAAGAATCGTGCCGGCGCACTCCGTGGGCAGGGCCATGGCCATCGTCTTCAGCGGCAACAGCATCGCGCTGGCCGTCGGGGCCCCGCTGGGAACAATGATGGGCGCCGTGCTGTCCTGGCGCAGCTCCTTCCTGGTCCTGGCCGGAGTCGCCGCCCTCCTGGCGCTCGTGGCCGTCTGGCTGCTCCCGGCCGCCGCGGACGGGGGCCGCGGGGCAAGGCCGTCCTTGCGACGGGCGCTCGCCGTTCCCGGTGTTGTTGCAGTGGCCACTGCCTGGCCGCTACTGCTCCTGGGACACTTCGCGCTTTTCACGTATATCGCCCCGTTCCTGCTCAGTGCCGGCCTGCCGGCGAACGCCACCGGCATGTCCCTCTCGGTGATCGGAGTCGCGAGCCTGGCGGGAATCTGGATTGCCGGCATCACCGCGGACTCGCACCCGAGACGCTCCCTGCTGGCCGCGGTGGCACTCTTCCTGACGGCCTTCGCCCTGCTGCCTCTTCTGGGCGGATCCGGGGCCGGCGCATTCACGCTGCTGGCACTCTGGGGGACGGCCTTCGGAGCCATCGGCATCTATAACCAGGCCGCGATCCTCCGCGCCGGCGGCGACCACCGGGACGCTGCCAACAGCCTGACAGTCGTCACCATCCAGCTGGGGATCGCCGTCGGCGCGGCATACGGTGCGCTTGCCTTCACGACGACGGGTCCCGGGCTCGTGCCGCTCGCCGCCGCCGTGCCCGTGGCGGCTGCCCTGGCCATCATTGCGGCGAGCCGCAAGAACGGCTATCCGGCCGGTCCCCGCGAGCGGGGCAGGTGA
- a CDS encoding SRPBCC family protein: MAFAEYDVVIHRDAMKVYNFLMDPAHLPLWREGVRSVELRSGAAGAKGAVYRQTVAGPGGRPVAADFEIIEARPGAEIQYQVIAGPARPHGGYYLSTEGHSTRVRFALNCEPRGFLARVTSPFQRRMKAEVCQLERLKTVLEDMPAAE, encoded by the coding sequence GTGGCATTTGCAGAGTACGACGTCGTCATCCACCGCGACGCCATGAAGGTCTACAACTTCCTCATGGACCCGGCCCACCTGCCGCTGTGGCGTGAAGGGGTCCGCAGCGTGGAGCTGCGCTCCGGTGCCGCCGGCGCCAAGGGCGCCGTGTACCGGCAGACGGTCGCCGGCCCCGGCGGGCGCCCCGTCGCCGCGGATTTTGAGATCATCGAGGCGCGTCCGGGCGCGGAGATCCAGTATCAGGTCATCGCCGGGCCGGCCCGACCGCACGGCGGTTACTACCTCAGCACGGAGGGCCACAGCACCCGGGTCCGCTTCGCCCTGAACTGCGAACCCAGGGGCTTCCTGGCCCGGGTGACCAGCCCGTTCCAGCGGCGTATGAAGGCGGAGGTCTGCCAGCTTGAACGGCTCAAGACGGTCCTCGAAGATATGCCAGCTGCGGAATAA